In one Juglans regia cultivar Chandler chromosome 11, Walnut 2.0, whole genome shotgun sequence genomic region, the following are encoded:
- the LOC108998898 gene encoding polyadenylate-binding protein 1, with product MDRQHEEQEHEVYGGEIPDEGEMEADVEMSSRADDEELQDPNSKDLEDMKKRLKEIEEEAGALREMQAKVEKEMGAVQDSSSATATQAEKEEVDARSIYVGNVDYACTPEEVQQHFQSCGTVNRVTILTDKFGQPKGFAYVEFVEVDAVQNALLLNESELHGRQLKVSAKRTNIPGMKQYRGRRPNPYLGFPPRRPFMPVYPPYGYGRVPRFRRPMRYRPY from the exons atgGATCGGCAGCACGAAGAGCAAGAGCACGAAGTGTATGGAGGAGAGATCCCCGACGAGGGTGAGATGGAGGCTGACGTTGAGATGTCCTCTAGAGCTGACGACGAGGAGCTTCAAGATCCTAACTCCAAG GACTTGGAGGACATGAAGAAGAGGCTTAAGGAGATCGAAGAAGAAGCCGGCGCTCTTCGCGAAATGCAGGCTAAGGTCGAGAAGGAGATGGGCGCTGTtcaag ATTCATCCAGTGCTACTGCAACTCAGGCTGAAAAGGAGGAGGTGGATGCTCGATCCATATATGTTGGTAAT GTTGACTATGCATGTACTCCTGAAGAGGTCCAGCAGCACTTTCAATCTTGTGGAACAGTAAACAGAGTGACAATTTTGACAGACAAGTTTGGGCAACCAAAAGGATTTGCTTATGTTGAGTTTGTTGAAGTTGATGCTGTTCAGAATGCTCTTTTGTTAAATGAATCCGAATTGCATGGTCGTCAATTGAAG GTCTCTGCTAAGCGAACAAACATTCCTGGAATGAAACAATATAGAGGAAGGCGACCTAACCCATATTTAGGTTTTCCACCCCGAAGGCCCTTCATGCCTGTTTATCCTCCATATGGTTATGG AAGGGTTCCAAGGTTCAGAAGACCGATGCGGTACAGGCCATACTAA
- the LOC108998776 gene encoding mediator of RNA polymerase II transcription subunit 31, translating to MEEGSMASIEEEVDDVASTPSSPENPYKDPDDGRQRFLLELEFVQCLANPTYIHYLAQNRYLEDEAFIGYLKYLQYWQQPEYIKYIMYPHCLFFLELLQNANFRNAMAHPGNKELAHRQQFYFWKNYRNNRLKHILPRQLPEPIAPLPAPVPSQPPVPPVPPVPATSIAVTAPSAPALSPMQYAIPHGSALGKNDMRTSGVDRRKRKKEG from the exons A TGGAGGAGGGTTCAATGGCATCTATTGAAGAAGAAGTCGACGATGTAGCCAGTACTCCTTCCTC gCCAGAGAACCCATATAAAGATCCGGATGATGGAAGGCAACGGTTTTTGCTTGAATTGGAATTTGTACAATGTCTAGCTAATCCCACCTACATCCACT ATTTGGCTCAGAATCGCTATCTTGAAGATGAAGCTTTCATTGGCTACCTTAAGTACCTTCAATATTGGCAACAGCCTGagtacataaaatatataat GTATCCTCATTGCttattttttcttgaacttCTTCAAAACGCAAATTTCCGCAATGCCATGGCACATCCTGGCAACAAG GAACTGGCGCACAGGCAGCAATTTTACTTTTGGAAGAATTATAGGAATAATCGGTTGAAACATATTTTACCAAGACAGCTTCCTGAGCCCATTGCTCCACTCCCTGCTCCTGTTCCATCCCAGCCACCTGTTCCACCTGTGCCACCTGTTCCAGCTACATCTATTGCTGTTACAGCACCCTCTGCTCCAGCTCTTTCTCCAATGCAGTATGCTATTCCCCATGGATCAGCTCTTGGAAAAAATGATATGCGGACCAGTGGGGTTGatcgaagaaaaagaaa GAAAGAAGGATAG